The sequence GAATTAAATATATCAGCTGAGAAAAAGGGCGCGGCGACACTAAAATATAATAAATAAGGGATTATATGACAAATAATATAATCCCTTATTTATTATAAATTTCAGATACAACCTTACAGTTATTTCTCCAGGAGATTTAGGAGGGTTTCTCTAAATTCAGCATCATTATTGGCTTTTCTTTTTTTAGGTCCCCTGGTTCTTCCCCCGGAAGCTCTAATTTTTGCACTCATATGTCTGGAGAACATCAATGAATCTATATTGAATTTATTGTAAATAAACCCATTGGGATGGATAACACTATGGGTTTTTTCCAGGATAATAGTGGCTAATCCATAATCCTGGGTAACGACTATATCCTCCTTTGTGGATATTTTCATAATTTCCAAATCTACAGAATCATCCCCCTTTTCCACCTGAATTACCTTGAAACTTCCCTTCAGTTCATGGGCTGAATCTACCACCATGATCAATTCTAAATTATATCTTTTAGATAGCTCTACACATATTGATTTTACACCCTTTGGACAGGCATCTGCATCTATTATTATTCTCAATTTTGTTCCTCCTACATGAATATTACCTGTCTAAATAATATCACATTATAGAAAATAATCAAAAGTTGAATAAAATGTCGTTACTTTATCATCACTTATTAACGATAAGATTAAAACTATATATTAATTTTAGATTTTACCGGTAGTTCTGTGACTATGGATCTCCTCTGGAGATAGGTAGAATTTAATAGGAGAAAAAAGCCGGGTTATTTTTTATGTTAAAAATTAACCATATAAAAGTTAAAAATTTCTCATACTTTGCATTTTATAAATCACATAAAATAGAGCTTAAAGAATTAAATAAAAATAAAAATAATTTTTTTAAAAAAGTATTATGTTTTAATTATAACCAATAAATACGGTAGTTGTTTTTGGTGTTCTGTTTTGATATAAAATTCACATAGGAGTATGGTGGGAATAAAAGATTTATCAAAATCGTCATTTGACATAAAAAAAAGTAATTGCTATACTCAATCCATGAGAAAAAAATAACTAACTCGGAGGATTTTTATGAAGATAACAAACGTAAAGGAATTACAAGATTATTTAAAAACTATGAAAAAAGCTCAAGAGGAATTTGCTACATTTTCCCAGGAAAAGGTAGATATTATATTTAGAGAGGCTGCATTAGCTGTAAATAGAAAAAGAATTGAATTAGCAAAGATGGCTGTAGAAGAAACTAGAATGGGAATAGTTGAAGATAAGGTAATCAAAAACCATTTCGCTTCAGAGATCGTATACAATAAATATAAAGATACAAAAACTTGCGGGGTAGTTGAAAAAGACGCAGCTTACGGTATTGAAAAAATAGCTGAACCTATCGGAATAGTAGGAGCGGTTATACCAACTACAAACCCTACATCAACAGCAGTATTTAAGGCGTTAATCGCTTTAAAAACAAGAAATGCCATCATATTCTCTCCGCATCCAAGAGCTATGAAGTGTACTGCTAAAGCCGCAGAAATAGTAATGGAAGCTGCTGTAAAAGCCGGAGCACCTGAGGGAATAGTAGGTTGGATAACTAAGCCGTCTATGGAATTATCTACCCACCTTATGCAAAATGTAGATATTATCTTAGCTACAGGAGGACCGGGAATGGTTAAGGCTGCTTACTCTTCAGGAGTGCCTGCAATAGGAGTAGGAGCCGGAAACACACCTGTAATCATCGACGAAAGTGCACACATCAAGATGGCTGTAAGTTCTATCTTAATGTCTAAAACATTTGATAACGGGGTTATCTGTGCATCTGAACAGGCAGTATTAGCACCTGCTTCAATCTATGAAACAGTTAAAAAAGAATTTGCTGACAGGGGAGCATACTTCTTAAAGGGAGACGAGTTAGATAAGGTAAGAAAGACTATCGTAATTGATGGACACTTAAACTCAGAAATCGTAGGACAAACAGCTCATAAGATAGCACAATTAGCCGGTGTAGATGTACACGTAGATACAAAAGTATTAATAGGAGAAGTAGAATCTGTAGAATTAGAGGAACCATTCTCACATGAAAAATTATCTCCGGTATTAGCTTTCTATAAAACAACCGGGTTTGAAGAATCTTTAGAAAAAGCAGACAGATTGATTCAACTAGGCGGAATGGGACATACTTCTATCATGTATGCTGACGAATTAACTGCTACTGAAAGATTAGAAAAATTTGGTAAAACAATGAAAACGGGTAGAACATTGGTAAATATGCCTGCTGCCCAGGGTGCAATTGGAGATGTATTTAACTTCAAACTGGCTCCATCATTGACTCTTGGTTGCGGATCATGGGGAGGAAATGCAGTTTCTGAAAACGTAGGAGTAAAGCATCTTTTAAATATAAAAACTGTAGCAAAAAGGAGAGAAAACATGCTTTGGTTTAGAATTCCGGAAAAAGTATACTTCAAATTTGGTTCATTACCAGTTGCTTTAGAAGAACTAAAGGGAACTAAGAAGAAAGTAGTAATAGTAACTGACTCGGTATTAGCTTCATTGGGGTATACAAACCACGTAACAAATGTATTGGATGAAATCGGTGTAGATTATAGAATATTCTCCGATGTACAAGCTGACCCTACATTGGCTACTGTAAGAAGCGGGGCAGAGATGATGAAGTCATACCAACCGGATGCTATCCTAGCATTAGGTGGAGGATCTCCAATGGACGCGGCTAAGATCATGTGGGTTATGTATGAGCATCCAGAAGTAGTGTTCGAAGATCTTGCTATGACATTTATGGATATCAGAAAAAGAATAGTAAAATTCCCTAAGATGGGTAAAAAGGCAGATTTCTGGGCTATCGCTACATCAGCTGGAACAGGTTCTGAAGTTACTCCATTCGCAGTAATAACAGATGAAAAGACAGGAGTAAAGTACCCGTTAGCTGACTACGAATTAACTCCTAACGTAGCTATCGTAGACCCTCAATTAATGTTAACAATGCCAGCTTCATTAACAGCTGCATCAGGATATGACGTATTAACTCATGCATTGGAAGCATATGCATCGGTATTAGCATCGGATTATACAAATCCATTAGCTTTAGAATCATTAAGATTAGTATTTAAGTACTTACCTCAATCTGTAGAAGGTGGAGCTACAGCACTAAAAGCAAAGGAAAAGATGGCTAACGCATCTTGTATGGCAGGAATGGCCTTCTCAAATGCCTTCTTAGGTATTTGTCACTCAATGGCACATAAATTAGGAGCAGCTTTCCATATACCACATGGAGTGGCTAATGCACTATTAATAGAGGAAGTTATCAGATTTAACGCTACAGACAGACCTAATAAGATGGCTGGATTCGCTCAATATAAGTATCCGAATGCCAAGGAAAGATATGCTAAAGCAGCAGATTTCTTAAACTTAACTAAAGGAAATGAAACTCCGGAAGAGAAGGCAAAATTACTTAGAAAGGCTTGTGTAGAGTTAAGAGAAGCAGTAGGGATCAAGCATACTATCGCTGACTACGGAGTATCTGAGACTGAATTCTTAGGAAAATTAGACAAAATGGTAGAGGAAGCTTTCGATGACCAATGTACAGGAGCTAACCCAAGATATCCATTGATGAAAGAGTTAAAAGAGATGTACTTAAGAGCATACTATGGTGCAGAAAAATATCAAAATATGGTAGTAAATGAAACAACTAAAAAGTTAAAAGAAGTAAAGGTAAAGAAAACTTCATAGGATCTATAAAAAAACTGGGAAAAATTTCCCAGTTTTTTTTATGTCTATCTATTTGTAAATCTCCGATATATATAAGTTTTCCTGAAATCTTGACGTAGAGTCATATAGGTTATAATACTAATATTAATAGTAAAAATCTTTGATTATCATGACATTTTCTATACTTAAATTTTAAATTTACCATAAAAAAAGAGGAAAGTTTAAATTTTAAACGTAAATTTCATTTGGTTGTGAGGCCTGCATTATTAGGAGAAAAAAAGAAAAAAAGGGGGACTTATGAAAAAAAAATTAAAGTTTGCTGTTATTGGTGCCGGAAATGGGGGGCAGGCAATTGCAGGATATCTAGCCTGTAAAGGATATCAGGTTAATTTATATAATCGTACGATAAAAAATATAAAAAGAATAAAAAAAAGAGGTTATATTGATTTAGAAGGTTGTATTAATGGACGGGGAAAGTTAAATTTGATTACAGATAATATGGAACAGATAATAAAAAATGTAGATATAATTATGGTTGTACTGCCTGCTACTGCCCATAATTTTATCGCCAATAAAATTAGCCGTTTTATAACACAGGATCAATATATTGTATTAAATCCCGGAAGAACAGGGGGAGCATTGGAATTTAAAAATATTATGAAGAAACATGATCCCTTTAAAAATGTGTGTATTGTAGAGGCTCAGACTTTATTGTTTGCGTGCAGAGCAATAGAACAAGGAAAAATAAAAATTTTTAGCAAAAAGGCAGAAGTCAAAGTAGCTGCCTTACCGGCTATAAAAACCAATAAATTCATTCATCTGATAAGCCAAGCTTTTCCAGAATTTACTCCGGCTGAAAGTGTATTAGAAACCAGTTTTAATAATATAGGTGCCGTACTGCATCCAATTCCTACCATATTAAATTGTGGAAGAATTGAAAATACAAGGGGGAATTTTCAATATTATATAGATGGTATTACCCCATCTGTGGCAAAAATTATAGAGGAGGTTGACTATGAACGAATGTTGGTTGCCAAAGCGTTGAGAATTGAAGTTTTATCTTTAAAGGACTGGCTGGAGTATACCTATAACACTCATGGAGATACATTGTGTCAGTCACTTAGGAATACCAATGGATATTATGGAATCATGGCACCAGAAAATTTAGATACCAGGTATATTTTTGAAGATGTTCCTCAAAGTCTTGTACCTATTCGGGATATGGCAAAGTATCTGGGGATACAAACACCGACTATTGATTCCATGATTCATCTGGCATCTACTCTTCACAATACAGATTATTATCTAAGTGGAAGAACCATAATTGATATGGGATTGGAAGGGTTATCTCTGGAAGAAATAAAAGAATTTGTAAGAACTGGTCATGTATCAGGCACAAGGGGAGTGGAAGTATAATGAAAAAATATATAGGTGCCGCAATCGGAAATTGCGTTCATGTAGGCGGGGCTGTGAATTTTTTGAGGCTTGCAGAAGAAGAAGGACATTCTGCAGAATTTTTAGGAGCAGCTGTAAGTATAGATAACTTAATTGACTATATTCTTGAAAAAAACCCCGATGTGGTAAGTATTGGATTTAGGTTGACACCCGACTCTGTAATACCCCTGTTGAATGAGCTGGAAAAAAAAATTTATGATCACAAATTAGAAAATATTGAGTGGATTTTTGGGGGAACAAAACCAGTTGCTGAATTTGCAAAAGAATACAAGTTTTTTTCTAAAATATTTGATGGTACAGAAGATTTAGATGAGGTCATTGGTTATTTAAGGGGAAAAAAATTAAAGGATCTTGTCATTGATGAATCCCAGGATATTATAGAAAGGATAAGATCCAGATATCCTTATCCTGTTATAAGGCATCACTTTGGACTGCCCTCCTTAGAGGAAACCTATGAAGGAATTAAAAAAATTGCAGAAGCCGGGATTTTGGATGTGATTTCCATAGGACCCGATCAAAATACCCAGGAAAACTTTTTTTCACCAGAGAAGATGAACCATGATTTAGATGGGGCAGGAGGGGTACCTCTGAGAAAAGTAGAGGATTTTGAAAAGTTATACCGGTCTGCTCAAAGGGGAAATTACCCCCTATTAAGATCTTATAGCGGAACTGCAGATATTTTTAAAACTGCAGAACTCCTTCAAACTACAATCAAGAATGCCTGGTGTGCCGTACCTCTGTGCTGGTATAATGTGCTGGACGGAAGGGGTGAAAGATCCCTTGTTACCTCTATCAGTGAGGGACAGGAGTTGATGAGATGGCATGCCCAAAGGAATATCCCCATAGAAGTCAATGAAGGGCATCATTGGAGTCTTAGGGATGCTCATGATACTATTGGTGTGGTTATGGCTTATTTGGCAGCATATAATGCAAAAAAAATGGGAGTGAAAAATTATATTTCTCAATATATGTTCAATGTACCGGCCTGCATCCACCATAGAATGGACTTGGCAAAGATGCTTGCAAAGGTTGAATTAATTGAATCTTTGGAGGATGAAAATTTTAAGGTGTTCAGACAGGTAAGAGCTGGATTGGCAAGTTTGAGTACAGATTTAGATGTGGCCAAGGGGCAGTTAGCAGCCTCTACCTATTTGGCCATGACTTTAAATCCCCACATT is a genomic window of Psychrilyobacter piezotolerans containing:
- a CDS encoding YaiI/YqxD family protein — its product is MRIIIDADACPKGVKSICVELSKRYNLELIMVVDSAHELKGSFKVIQVEKGDDSVDLEIMKISTKEDIVVTQDYGLATIILEKTHSVIHPNGFIYNKFNIDSLMFSRHMSAKIRASGGRTRGPKKRKANNDAEFRETLLNLLEK
- the adhE gene encoding bifunctional acetaldehyde-CoA/alcohol dehydrogenase, producing the protein MKITNVKELQDYLKTMKKAQEEFATFSQEKVDIIFREAALAVNRKRIELAKMAVEETRMGIVEDKVIKNHFASEIVYNKYKDTKTCGVVEKDAAYGIEKIAEPIGIVGAVIPTTNPTSTAVFKALIALKTRNAIIFSPHPRAMKCTAKAAEIVMEAAVKAGAPEGIVGWITKPSMELSTHLMQNVDIILATGGPGMVKAAYSSGVPAIGVGAGNTPVIIDESAHIKMAVSSILMSKTFDNGVICASEQAVLAPASIYETVKKEFADRGAYFLKGDELDKVRKTIVIDGHLNSEIVGQTAHKIAQLAGVDVHVDTKVLIGEVESVELEEPFSHEKLSPVLAFYKTTGFEESLEKADRLIQLGGMGHTSIMYADELTATERLEKFGKTMKTGRTLVNMPAAQGAIGDVFNFKLAPSLTLGCGSWGGNAVSENVGVKHLLNIKTVAKRRENMLWFRIPEKVYFKFGSLPVALEELKGTKKKVVIVTDSVLASLGYTNHVTNVLDEIGVDYRIFSDVQADPTLATVRSGAEMMKSYQPDAILALGGGSPMDAAKIMWVMYEHPEVVFEDLAMTFMDIRKRIVKFPKMGKKADFWAIATSAGTGSEVTPFAVITDEKTGVKYPLADYELTPNVAIVDPQLMLTMPASLTAASGYDVLTHALEAYASVLASDYTNPLALESLRLVFKYLPQSVEGGATALKAKEKMANASCMAGMAFSNAFLGICHSMAHKLGAAFHIPHGVANALLIEEVIRFNATDRPNKMAGFAQYKYPNAKERYAKAADFLNLTKGNETPEEKAKLLRKACVELREAVGIKHTIADYGVSETEFLGKLDKMVEEAFDDQCTGANPRYPLMKELKEMYLRAYYGAEKYQNMVVNETTKKLKEVKVKKTS
- a CDS encoding NAD/NADP octopine/nopaline dehydrogenase family protein; protein product: MKKKLKFAVIGAGNGGQAIAGYLACKGYQVNLYNRTIKNIKRIKKRGYIDLEGCINGRGKLNLITDNMEQIIKNVDIIMVVLPATAHNFIANKISRFITQDQYIVLNPGRTGGALEFKNIMKKHDPFKNVCIVEAQTLLFACRAIEQGKIKIFSKKAEVKVAALPAIKTNKFIHLISQAFPEFTPAESVLETSFNNIGAVLHPIPTILNCGRIENTRGNFQYYIDGITPSVAKIIEEVDYERMLVAKALRIEVLSLKDWLEYTYNTHGDTLCQSLRNTNGYYGIMAPENLDTRYIFEDVPQSLVPIRDMAKYLGIQTPTIDSMIHLASTLHNTDYYLSGRTIIDMGLEGLSLEEIKEFVRTGHVSGTRGVEV
- a CDS encoding methionine synthase, yielding MKKYIGAAIGNCVHVGGAVNFLRLAEEEGHSAEFLGAAVSIDNLIDYILEKNPDVVSIGFRLTPDSVIPLLNELEKKIYDHKLENIEWIFGGTKPVAEFAKEYKFFSKIFDGTEDLDEVIGYLRGKKLKDLVIDESQDIIERIRSRYPYPVIRHHFGLPSLEETYEGIKKIAEAGILDVISIGPDQNTQENFFSPEKMNHDLDGAGGVPLRKVEDFEKLYRSAQRGNYPLLRSYSGTADIFKTAELLQTTIKNAWCAVPLCWYNVLDGRGERSLVTSISEGQELMRWHAQRNIPIEVNEGHHWSLRDAHDTIGVVMAYLAAYNAKKMGVKNYISQYMFNVPACIHHRMDLAKMLAKVELIESLEDENFKVFRQVRAGLASLSTDLDVAKGQLAASTYLAMTLNPHIVHVVGFSEADHAAKPEDVIESCKIVRGVIRSTLYGRVDMKNDTVVQARKNQLIKEVKYLLNTIKSLYNKSEDPWSDPVVIADMIKKGIIDAPHLRGNKNAKGTLETRIVDGKCMAYSKKLGRVVSEEERLSELLDL